Proteins from a single region of Chitinibacter bivalviorum:
- a CDS encoding AAA family ATPase, translating into MSVNEQAVSPTTPLSAAEPELLERRSATNQLRFALAETAAGAGVLAMLVGEAGSGKTRQAHDLLPFVRQRGGMLIESRIESLNWSNPLDSLLLGLSQLALPLCKQMIDPGLTGQEALLEMARRLGLIDSVSALDLTQALSVQLLVGELCSLAASQLRPLVWIIDDVDLLDPDAMAILDYLIEHRSIPYLMLLMCVRDERAPMIQRWQAQAHCQVFRLEPFSVRDTVSWLIEEQHLSPRLAAGIAPYLQQTCQGNLQLSRFMLDSLAAHDLLKPVAETQWPQRIQQIALQLRTPEAESYFRSQLLSLPETGLELLQCASLIGMEFDARLLHDYLLDVAVQEHLQLAQEHGLIEVVSGDIWRFVHPHLQRLAHQSIEHSSESELHSRLAQRMMKFPNLTLPALHHAQLAGSVFSSAECVKFAHHALQAAQQGIEQGSPYHAGQILEQVLQLLGDSIWLEHAALSEQIVQAWCETLQEPAQQQSISALLRRLPAQASRRVIYLLAACQLRLALLGNDYANAFAAAEIALQYLGEPMAMQPSARQTALYLFKWWLLRLRSKPNLPPCHDVRINSVQEVLADLFGPCFFSRPDLLPAVTLKQLILTLRYGPSPASSGAKICGALILSSLGRYQAAFELAHEAQALSQTVLSDRQRHRVPILDFGFIQPWRHNMQQLLPNVWRWQQNAQIQGDFEFAGYAHLFYLGHSILSGSPLAHLAKEAVKIDEDLRHTRQMHLLPMSAEFRQFLHNLVQGTQAPWLNQGRYFDANMLAQLHEHNDGLNLFNYYLCGVYAATFCHASDEALQLIEQAQPYVGSVRGSVIAGLFRYLTALNRCMSIDRHRWTHRLAMRRDIAQLKQWAQMNPVLFASKSALLQAQWASVQQLPEQAQRFYLEAIESARAQQQHNEYGMAALYYARFLIGRQQYHHARQMLNIAIEQYDLWGASALVKYIQREYGALINKKTKGI; encoded by the coding sequence TTGTCAGTCAACGAGCAGGCCGTATCGCCTACAACCCCACTTTCTGCCGCTGAGCCAGAGTTACTGGAGCGTCGCTCTGCGACGAATCAGCTGCGCTTTGCCTTGGCAGAAACCGCTGCGGGTGCGGGGGTGCTGGCCATGCTGGTGGGTGAGGCAGGCTCGGGAAAAACCCGCCAAGCGCACGACTTGCTGCCGTTTGTGCGCCAACGGGGTGGCATGCTGATTGAAAGCCGGATTGAGTCGCTGAACTGGAGCAATCCGCTCGATAGTTTATTGCTTGGTTTAAGTCAGCTCGCTTTGCCGCTGTGCAAGCAGATGATCGATCCAGGGTTGACTGGGCAGGAGGCGCTGCTGGAAATGGCGCGCCGTCTGGGTTTGATTGATTCAGTCTCGGCACTGGATCTGACCCAAGCCTTGAGCGTGCAGCTTTTGGTGGGCGAACTCTGCAGCTTAGCTGCGTCACAATTGCGGCCTTTGGTGTGGATTATTGATGACGTCGATCTGCTTGATCCAGACGCGATGGCGATTTTGGATTATTTGATCGAGCACCGATCGATTCCCTATTTGATGTTGCTGATGTGCGTGCGCGATGAGCGCGCGCCGATGATTCAGCGCTGGCAGGCGCAAGCGCATTGCCAAGTTTTCCGCCTGGAGCCATTCAGCGTTCGCGATACCGTCAGCTGGCTAATCGAAGAGCAGCATCTCAGCCCGCGCTTAGCAGCGGGAATTGCGCCTTACTTGCAGCAAACCTGCCAGGGTAATCTGCAACTGAGCCGCTTTATGCTCGATAGCCTGGCGGCGCATGATTTATTAAAACCCGTCGCAGAAACGCAGTGGCCGCAGCGCATTCAGCAAATTGCGCTGCAGTTACGCACGCCCGAAGCCGAGTCGTATTTTCGCAGCCAATTATTGTCGCTGCCGGAGACTGGCTTGGAATTATTGCAATGCGCCAGCTTGATCGGGATGGAATTTGACGCGCGTTTGCTGCACGATTATCTGCTCGATGTTGCTGTGCAGGAACATCTGCAATTGGCGCAAGAGCATGGCCTGATTGAAGTGGTTTCGGGTGATATTTGGCGTTTTGTTCACCCGCATTTGCAGCGCTTGGCGCACCAAAGTATCGAGCATAGCTCCGAATCTGAGCTGCACTCTCGTCTGGCGCAGCGAATGATGAAGTTTCCCAATCTGACCTTGCCCGCTTTGCATCATGCGCAATTGGCTGGGTCAGTGTTCAGCTCGGCGGAGTGCGTGAAGTTTGCGCACCATGCCTTGCAGGCGGCGCAGCAGGGGATAGAGCAAGGTAGCCCTTACCATGCCGGCCAGATTTTGGAACAGGTCTTGCAGTTGCTGGGGGATTCAATCTGGCTCGAGCACGCAGCGCTCAGCGAGCAAATAGTGCAAGCGTGGTGTGAGACCTTGCAAGAGCCTGCCCAGCAACAGAGCATTTCGGCTCTATTACGTCGATTGCCCGCGCAAGCGAGCCGGCGAGTGATCTATCTCTTGGCTGCGTGTCAGCTCAGGCTGGCTTTGCTGGGTAATGATTATGCAAACGCTTTTGCTGCCGCAGAAATTGCTTTGCAATATTTGGGCGAGCCCATGGCGATGCAGCCCAGTGCAAGGCAGACGGCGCTGTATTTGTTTAAATGGTGGCTGTTACGACTGCGAAGCAAGCCCAACTTGCCGCCTTGCCACGATGTGCGCATCAATAGTGTGCAAGAAGTGCTGGCTGATTTATTTGGCCCGTGTTTCTTTTCACGCCCTGACCTATTGCCTGCAGTGACGCTTAAGCAACTTATCCTGACTTTGCGCTATGGACCAAGCCCTGCGAGCTCGGGGGCGAAAATTTGCGGCGCGTTGATACTGAGTAGCCTAGGACGCTATCAAGCGGCCTTTGAATTGGCCCACGAAGCGCAGGCCTTATCGCAAACCGTATTAAGTGATCGACAGCGCCATCGAGTACCGATTCTGGATTTCGGCTTTATTCAGCCATGGCGACACAATATGCAGCAGTTGCTGCCCAATGTCTGGCGTTGGCAACAAAATGCGCAAATTCAGGGTGATTTTGAGTTTGCGGGCTACGCGCATTTGTTTTATTTGGGGCATTCGATACTCAGTGGCAGCCCCTTGGCGCATTTGGCGAAAGAAGCAGTCAAAATCGACGAAGATCTGCGCCATACTCGCCAAATGCACCTATTGCCGATGTCGGCTGAGTTTCGCCAGTTTTTGCATAATTTAGTGCAGGGCACTCAAGCGCCGTGGCTGAATCAGGGGCGCTATTTTGACGCCAATATGCTGGCGCAATTGCACGAGCATAATGATGGCTTGAATCTATTTAATTACTATCTTTGCGGCGTATATGCCGCGACATTTTGCCATGCCAGTGATGAGGCGCTGCAATTGATCGAGCAAGCTCAGCCCTATGTGGGCTCGGTGCGGGGCTCGGTGATTGCGGGGTTATTTCGTTATCTGACGGCTTTGAATCGCTGCATGTCGATTGATCGTCATCGCTGGACGCATCGCTTGGCGATGCGAAGAGATATTGCCCAACTCAAACAATGGGCGCAGATGAATCCGGTGTTATTTGCTAGTAAATCTGCTCTATTGCAAGCGCAATGGGCTAGTGTGCAGCAGTTGCCTGAGCAGGCGCAGCGCTTTTATCTGGAAGCGATTGAGTCCGCCCGAGCGCAACAGCAACACAACGAATACGGGATGGCTGCCTTGTATTACGCGCGCTTTTTAATTGGTCGGCAGCAATATCACCATGCGCGGCAAATGCTCAATATTGCGATCGAGCAGTACGATCTGTGGGGTGCAAGCGCGCTGGTTAAATATATTCAGCGTGAATATGGCGCGCTAATCAATAAAAAAACCAAGGGTATTTAG
- a CDS encoding ribonuclease catalytic domain-containing protein gives MNVFYEEDGSFKVASINDEQAASMQVEDARGKRSKIKTANVLLRFDRISLDDFYKTAQTLAEEIDVNFLWECCGTDEFGFADIAAEYFGANPNLSQQAAAAIALHGSPMYFYRKGKGRYKAAPEENLKAAIAGLERKAREAEQIAAWEADLLAGILPQALQEKLHRLIHRPDKNSLEYKALAQAADSAQMSPLRLLEKNGAIPDVAQYHLDAFLSEHFPKGRGFPAAEPVFAPEDLPLADVEAFSIDDATTTEIDDAFSLKKLPNGNWQVGIHIAAPVLGILPGTTLDQVVLDRLSTVYFPGDKITMLPDDAVEVFTLQEGAARPAVSMYLEVSLGYDILNHRSVIERVPVVANLRHHDIEPFFNEETAGQDGPDYQWKSELTFLWHLAGALEGRRGKADQVGPVRLDYSFYIDREEGQPERVRIVPRKRGAPMDKLVAELMILVNSQWGANLRDAQIAGIYRSQGGGRVKLSTQPTAHAGLGVECYMWSSSPLRRAVDFINQQQLVAMLKGEKPRYQKNDAELFTAISSFDAAYAAYADFQDKMERYWCIRYLEQENMREFTAQVIKENLVRVDGMPLVLRVGGLPELPAGTTVSLQRLKIDYLELAVEARIATI, from the coding sequence ATGAATGTTTTTTACGAGGAAGATGGCAGCTTTAAAGTCGCCAGCATCAATGATGAGCAGGCTGCCAGCATGCAGGTGGAAGACGCGCGCGGCAAACGCAGCAAAATTAAAACGGCGAACGTACTGTTGCGTTTTGACCGCATAAGCCTAGATGACTTTTATAAAACAGCCCAAACACTGGCGGAAGAAATCGACGTCAACTTCCTATGGGAATGTTGTGGCACGGATGAATTTGGCTTTGCCGACATCGCTGCCGAATATTTTGGCGCCAACCCGAATCTAAGTCAGCAAGCCGCAGCAGCCATCGCGCTGCATGGCTCGCCGATGTATTTCTATCGCAAAGGCAAAGGCCGCTACAAAGCAGCCCCCGAAGAAAACCTCAAAGCTGCGATTGCAGGTCTGGAACGCAAAGCGCGCGAAGCCGAGCAAATAGCCGCATGGGAAGCCGATCTATTGGCGGGTATATTGCCACAAGCCTTGCAAGAAAAGCTTCACAGACTAATACATCGCCCAGATAAAAATAGCCTCGAATATAAAGCCCTTGCCCAAGCAGCCGACAGCGCGCAAATGTCGCCGCTGCGTTTGCTCGAGAAAAATGGCGCGATTCCCGATGTGGCGCAATACCATCTGGATGCCTTCCTGAGCGAGCATTTCCCTAAAGGGCGTGGTTTTCCCGCTGCCGAGCCAGTATTCGCACCTGAAGATTTGCCACTGGCCGACGTCGAAGCCTTCTCGATTGACGACGCGACCACCACCGAAATTGACGATGCGTTTAGTCTGAAAAAATTGCCGAATGGTAACTGGCAAGTTGGCATCCATATTGCCGCGCCCGTGCTGGGTATTTTGCCGGGCACGACGCTCGATCAAGTCGTGCTCGATCGCTTGTCGACCGTGTATTTTCCCGGCGACAAAATTACGATGCTGCCTGATGACGCCGTTGAGGTATTCACACTGCAAGAAGGTGCGGCACGCCCTGCGGTGTCGATGTACCTCGAAGTCTCGCTGGGCTACGATATTCTGAATCATCGTTCGGTGATCGAGCGTGTGCCAGTGGTCGCCAATTTGCGCCACCACGACATCGAGCCTTTCTTTAATGAAGAAACAGCGGGCCAAGACGGGCCGGATTACCAATGGAAATCCGAGCTGACTTTCCTGTGGCATTTGGCCGGAGCACTCGAAGGCCGTCGCGGTAAAGCTGATCAGGTTGGCCCAGTTCGACTTGATTACAGCTTTTATATTGATCGCGAAGAGGGTCAGCCCGAACGCGTTCGCATCGTGCCGCGCAAACGCGGCGCGCCGATGGATAAGCTTGTCGCCGAGCTGATGATTCTGGTTAATAGCCAATGGGGCGCAAACCTGCGTGACGCGCAAATCGCCGGCATTTACCGCTCGCAAGGCGGTGGCCGCGTGAAACTCTCAACCCAACCAACGGCCCACGCTGGCTTGGGTGTTGAATGCTATATGTGGTCCAGCTCGCCGCTGCGCCGCGCGGTGGACTTCATCAATCAGCAACAATTAGTTGCGATGCTCAAGGGTGAAAAGCCGCGCTATCAGAAGAACGACGCCGAGTTATTCACCGCGATTTCGTCATTTGACGCCGCCTATGCCGCTTATGCAGATTTTCAGGACAAAATGGAGCGCTATTGGTGCATCCGTTATCTAGAACAAGAGAATATGCGTGAGTTTACGGCGCAAGTGATCAAGGAAAATTTGGTGCGCGTCGATGGCATGCCTTTGGTCTTGCGCGTGGGCGGCTTGCCGGAACTGCCGGCGGGAACAACAGTCTCACTACAGCGACTCAAGATTGATTATCTGGAGCTAGCAGTGGAAGCTCGAATCGCCACGATTTAA
- the panD gene encoding aspartate 1-decarboxylase — MQRNMLKSKLHRVTATHAELHYEGSCAIDENLLEAANIREYEAIDIWNINNGARFSTYAIKGQRGSGIISVNGSAARHAQVGDLLIIATFADYNEEELTHHKPSLVYVDSNNRITHSSNAIPTQQN, encoded by the coding sequence ATGCAACGTAATATGCTCAAATCTAAACTGCATCGCGTGACAGCAACGCATGCTGAATTGCACTACGAAGGCTCCTGCGCCATCGATGAAAATCTGCTGGAAGCGGCCAATATTCGCGAATACGAAGCCATTGATATTTGGAATATCAATAATGGCGCGCGTTTTTCAACTTACGCGATCAAAGGCCAGCGCGGCTCAGGCATTATCTCGGTAAATGGCTCGGCGGCACGTCATGCACAAGTGGGCGATTTGCTGATTATCGCAACGTTTGCCGACTACAACGAAGAAGAGCTCACTCATCACAAGCCTTCTTTGGTCTACGTCGACAGCAATAATCGCATTACGCACAGCAGCAATGCGATTCCGACGCAGCAAAATTAA
- a CDS encoding EAL domain-containing response regulator, with the protein MIVDDSSVQLQHAIALCTRLGWNVVETASDGLDALLKLKKSINLPDLVLLDLEMPGINGVALLQELARLQLHMAVVVLSSREASLLESVGYMARQSGLNLLQVLQKPLTSAMLEQLPLHLPSASNPTAVQIECSEDEFSTALAAGQVISSYTPRTVLETGLVKRLSAQMVWLHPEHGPLHAAQYANQIADSRIYLQAYNQHLDTVLSQIQTWASKGLPLSVQLDLPAKLVASPLQARTLLAKIENSGLSESAICFEVSAQALAQDSDAMLPALNILRIQNIGLAIRDYSVHFDWVRYMGRVPFNELILDREVLDKAMYETLSLVLFEQMIALAHKLNMKVTIDGLSQLAQWQMLKQIHCDYAQGPLVGTGLSAAEIAPWLRENIDPLRQLAHQAEPHSPQI; encoded by the coding sequence ATGATTGTGGATGATTCAAGCGTGCAACTTCAGCATGCGATTGCGCTATGCACACGCCTCGGCTGGAACGTAGTTGAAACGGCTTCAGATGGTCTTGATGCTTTATTAAAACTCAAAAAATCCATCAATCTGCCTGATTTAGTACTGCTTGATCTGGAAATGCCCGGCATTAACGGCGTAGCGCTTTTGCAAGAGCTCGCTCGCCTGCAACTACATATGGCTGTCGTGGTATTAAGTTCGCGCGAAGCTAGCCTGCTGGAATCTGTCGGCTATATGGCACGACAATCGGGGTTAAATTTACTGCAAGTGCTGCAAAAACCGCTCACCAGCGCCATGCTGGAGCAATTACCACTGCATTTACCTTCGGCAAGCAATCCCACCGCAGTACAGATCGAATGTAGTGAAGATGAATTTAGCACCGCCCTCGCCGCAGGTCAGGTGATATCCAGTTATACCCCGCGCACCGTGCTGGAAACTGGTTTAGTCAAACGACTATCAGCCCAGATGGTTTGGCTTCACCCCGAGCATGGCCCGCTGCATGCAGCACAATATGCCAATCAAATTGCCGATAGCCGAATCTATCTGCAAGCGTATAACCAACACCTCGATACGGTACTGAGCCAGATCCAAACCTGGGCCAGTAAAGGCTTGCCACTGTCGGTTCAGCTTGATCTGCCAGCGAAGCTCGTCGCATCGCCATTACAAGCGCGCACTTTATTGGCAAAGATTGAAAATTCTGGCTTAAGTGAATCGGCCATTTGCTTCGAAGTGAGCGCCCAAGCATTGGCCCAAGATAGTGACGCGATGCTGCCAGCCTTGAATATTTTACGAATTCAAAATATCGGCCTCGCCATCCGCGATTATTCGGTGCACTTCGATTGGGTGCGTTATATGGGACGCGTACCATTTAACGAGTTGATACTGGATCGCGAAGTCCTCGACAAAGCCATGTACGAGACGTTGAGTTTGGTGCTATTCGAGCAAATGATCGCTCTGGCGCACAAGCTGAATATGAAAGTAACCATCGATGGTTTAAGCCAACTGGCGCAATGGCAAATGCTGAAACAGATTCATTGTGATTATGCGCAAGGGCCCTTGGTCGGCACAGGCTTATCCGCGGCAGAGATTGCCCCATGGCTGCGCGAGAACATCGACCCGTTACGACAATTAGCGCATCAAGCCGAGCCCCACTCCCCGCAAATTTAG
- a CDS encoding substrate-binding periplasmic protein: protein MLRRIAPFALLLACSMLEAAPIKLVTGPDYAPFADPALPNGGIATELVIAAFQQAGEQTALEWRPWSNGYHATLKGEFVATFPYMRTPEREKVFLYSEPLFDLKFYVFGHAGAALDGRNLASLKGHRYCQPLGWALLPAIDAMVKSGDLLIQRPNDMTACLKLIAAGHSDFTITDKEQGLRSIAKSAKAQSDIVPLGGQMDSLSLHLIVPRALPNGEEILKRFNQGLQAVRAR, encoded by the coding sequence ATGCTACGCCGTATTGCCCCGTTCGCGCTGCTATTGGCCTGCTCAATGCTCGAGGCCGCGCCCATTAAACTGGTTACCGGCCCTGATTATGCGCCGTTTGCTGATCCAGCCCTACCCAATGGCGGCATTGCGACTGAGTTGGTGATTGCCGCTTTTCAACAAGCTGGTGAGCAGACTGCGCTGGAGTGGCGTCCTTGGAGTAATGGCTATCACGCCACGCTCAAGGGCGAATTCGTTGCGACCTTTCCCTATATGCGTACCCCCGAGCGGGAAAAAGTGTTTTTATATTCCGAGCCGCTATTTGATTTGAAGTTTTATGTATTTGGGCATGCCGGTGCGGCGCTCGATGGACGCAATTTAGCTAGTTTGAAGGGGCATCGTTATTGTCAGCCTTTGGGCTGGGCGCTGCTGCCTGCTATTGATGCAATGGTCAAATCGGGCGACCTGCTGATTCAGCGCCCCAACGATATGACGGCCTGCCTTAAGCTTATTGCCGCTGGGCACAGCGATTTTACGATTACCGATAAAGAGCAGGGCTTGCGTAGCATTGCAAAAAGCGCAAAAGCACAGTCTGATATTGTGCCCTTGGGTGGGCAGATGGATAGCTTGTCGCTGCATTTGATTGTGCCGCGCGCCTTGCCCAATGGCGAAGAGATATTAAAGCGGTTTAATCAGGGCCTACAGGCCGTACGGGCGCGCTAA
- a CDS encoding 4a-hydroxytetrahydrobiopterin dehydratase — translation MDEINPDLQQKCEACRAGAPQVSDAELAELMRAIPDWTPIVVDGVLQLQRVYAFRNFAEAWAMSNRVATLAEEVGHHPALLLEWGRLTVTWWSHKIRGLHRMDFELAAKTDRLLIE, via the coding sequence ATGGATGAAATAAATCCCGATTTACAACAAAAATGTGAGGCCTGCCGTGCCGGTGCGCCGCAAGTTAGCGACGCCGAGTTGGCCGAGTTGATGCGTGCGATTCCTGATTGGACGCCGATTGTGGTCGATGGCGTGCTGCAATTGCAGCGCGTGTATGCCTTTCGCAATTTTGCCGAGGCCTGGGCGATGAGTAACCGCGTGGCAACGCTGGCCGAGGAGGTGGGACACCACCCCGCGCTTTTGCTGGAATGGGGGCGACTGACCGTGACGTGGTGGTCGCACAAAATCCGTGGCTTACATCGGATGGATTTTGAATTAGCTGCCAAGACCGATCGCTTGTTGATTGAATAG
- a CDS encoding histone deacetylase family protein: MKIFRSDQYPLPLPTGHRFPAIKYPMLYQVVIQFAKGYVVDTPSVTDTELAIAHTDEYVRKMSVGDLSAAEQRVIGLPWSAALVERSRASTGATIAACRAALAEGCGVSLAGGTHHAFDDHGSGFCVFNDSAVALKLLQSAGLIQRALVIDLDVHQGNGTAKMLANESSLFTFSMHGANNYPFDKQESDWDIELADACDDASYLTELAGALPQLFALAQPDLVIYLAGADAYIGDRLGKLNLSMAGLLKRDEMVLDTCLRFGVPVALTMGGGYAEPIADTVAIQAATVRAAVQRFGKG, encoded by the coding sequence ATGAAGATTTTCCGCTCAGACCAATATCCATTGCCCTTGCCAACGGGTCATCGCTTTCCTGCAATTAAATACCCCATGCTGTATCAGGTTGTAATCCAATTTGCAAAAGGATATGTGGTCGATACCCCTAGTGTGACGGATACCGAGTTAGCTATTGCGCACACCGACGAATACGTACGCAAAATGAGTGTGGGTGACTTAAGTGCTGCGGAGCAGCGGGTCATCGGCCTGCCTTGGTCGGCTGCCTTGGTCGAGCGTTCGCGTGCATCGACCGGCGCCACCATCGCCGCTTGCCGCGCCGCTTTGGCTGAGGGTTGCGGAGTGAGCTTGGCTGGGGGCACGCATCATGCATTTGACGATCATGGCAGTGGATTTTGCGTCTTTAACGATAGCGCGGTGGCGCTGAAGCTATTGCAAAGCGCAGGTCTCATTCAGCGGGCGCTGGTGATTGATCTGGATGTGCACCAAGGCAATGGCACGGCGAAGATGCTGGCCAATGAGTCAAGCCTATTTACCTTTTCAATGCATGGCGCGAATAACTATCCATTTGATAAGCAAGAGAGCGATTGGGATATTGAGCTGGCAGACGCTTGCGATGATGCAAGCTACTTGACCGAATTGGCTGGCGCTTTGCCGCAGCTGTTTGCGCTGGCTCAGCCGGATTTGGTGATTTATCTGGCGGGCGCTGATGCCTATATTGGCGATCGCTTGGGGAAGCTGAATTTATCGATGGCTGGCTTACTCAAGCGCGATGAGATGGTGCTAGATACTTGTTTGCGGTTTGGCGTGCCCGTCGCGCTGACCATGGGTGGTGGCTATGCTGAGCCTATCGCAGATACCGTGGCGATTCAGGCCGCCACCGTAAGGGCTGCGGTTCAGCGGTTTGGCAAGGGCTAA
- a CDS encoding tetratricopeptide repeat protein, whose protein sequence is MKQIVLICGLISSLALASGGGGPAPQSSANQTSQQLIEVERLVKAQQWTAAEAQLKALRVRASDQADVWNWSGYVARKSGRLSEAFPYYERALQINPRHLGAHEYLGEAYLQVGDVGHAQAQLDILRTLCGQCEEAEDLAVEISKSKP, encoded by the coding sequence ATGAAACAAATAGTATTGATTTGCGGTTTGATTTCGAGCTTGGCGCTGGCCTCTGGCGGTGGCGGCCCTGCGCCACAAAGCAGTGCGAATCAAACCAGTCAGCAACTGATCGAGGTTGAGCGATTGGTGAAGGCGCAGCAATGGACAGCCGCCGAGGCGCAGCTCAAAGCCTTGCGTGTCAGGGCATCGGATCAGGCCGATGTCTGGAATTGGTCGGGCTATGTGGCGCGCAAATCTGGGCGTTTGTCAGAGGCTTTTCCGTATTACGAGCGGGCACTCCAGATAAATCCTCGGCATCTGGGCGCGCATGAGTATCTGGGTGAGGCATATTTGCAAGTGGGCGATGTCGGCCATGCACAGGCGCAACTCGATATTTTGCGGACCTTATGTGGCCAATGCGAAGAGGCTGAGGATCTGGCGGTGGAAATTAGCAAATCCAAGCCATGA
- a CDS encoding substrate-binding periplasmic protein encodes MQTQHTHSTLPWKCLVIVLTLLSVWQPLNAVEKSPLPPIRVLTSEFPPYNYDDGSGEVTGLSTDVVQAVLQELHLKAKPENQPWARIYQLTQDEPNILIHSITRSKEREHLFKWVGVIAPADCSLWALASRTDIHINSIADLKPYRIGTTNNDVVEQYLRRQQLPLIDSVSGQGAYEQNIQKLKAKRIDLWGVSTLPGMYFLMRQGMEGKVIKVFPLKDIPSDGMYMAFGNKTDDTVVEQFRAALENIKRKGIYQQLLNQYGFSAP; translated from the coding sequence ATGCAGACACAGCACACCCACAGCACATTGCCTTGGAAATGCCTTGTCATCGTGCTGACATTGCTCAGCGTATGGCAGCCCCTAAACGCAGTAGAAAAATCACCGCTACCGCCGATCCGTGTTTTGACCTCCGAATTTCCACCGTATAACTACGATGATGGCAGTGGCGAAGTCACAGGGCTAAGCACCGATGTAGTGCAGGCCGTGCTGCAAGAATTGCACCTCAAAGCCAAGCCCGAAAATCAGCCTTGGGCGCGGATCTACCAGCTAACGCAAGATGAACCCAATATACTGATCCACTCGATTACCCGCAGCAAAGAGCGTGAGCATTTATTCAAATGGGTGGGGGTGATAGCCCCAGCCGATTGCAGCCTGTGGGCATTGGCTTCACGCACCGACATACACATCAATAGCATTGCGGACCTGAAACCCTATCGCATCGGCACCACGAATAATGATGTGGTCGAACAATACCTGCGTCGGCAGCAATTGCCCTTAATTGATAGCGTGTCGGGGCAAGGCGCTTATGAGCAGAATATTCAAAAATTAAAGGCCAAGCGTATTGACCTATGGGGCGTCTCTACGCTGCCGGGGATGTATTTTCTAATGCGTCAGGGTATGGAGGGCAAAGTGATTAAGGTATTCCCGCTCAAGGACATACCCAGTGATGGTATGTATATGGCTTTTGGCAACAAAACCGACGACACGGTCGTCGAGCAATTTCGCGCCGCACTCGAGAACATCAAGCGCAAAGGCATCTATCAGCAGCTACTTAATCAATATGGCTTTAGCGCGCCATAA
- a CDS encoding CDGSH iron-sulfur domain-containing protein has translation MSEPMIAQKAPIAVDVEAGQTYHWCACGHSKTQPFCDGSHRYTHMTPIKFVAEVSETVYFCCCKHSESKPFCDGTHAHL, from the coding sequence ATGTCCGAGCCCATGATTGCCCAGAAAGCCCCGATCGCTGTCGATGTTGAAGCGGGGCAAACTTATCATTGGTGCGCCTGCGGCCATAGCAAAACGCAGCCATTTTGTGATGGCTCGCATCGCTATACCCATATGACGCCGATTAAGTTTGTCGCCGAAGTGAGCGAAACGGTTTATTTTTGCTGCTGTAAACACAGCGAATCCAAGCCATTTTGCGACGGTACGCACGCCCATCTATAA
- a CDS encoding SRPBCC family protein yields the protein MTMNNAQFDATLDLVFEREVPLPPEAIWAAWTQPEHVVHWFTPAPWQTTECQIDLRVGGLFHTEMKGPEPGQQFSGIGCYLELLPHRRLVWTNALLPGFRPNPSFADSSCGDFPFTAQIELEPIAGGTRYTAIVKHRDAAGRAQHAAMGFEEGWGKALEQLIAHMQRI from the coding sequence ATGACGATGAATAATGCACAATTTGACGCCACGCTGGATCTGGTTTTTGAGCGCGAAGTGCCTTTGCCGCCCGAAGCAATCTGGGCGGCATGGACACAGCCTGAACATGTGGTGCACTGGTTTACGCCTGCGCCGTGGCAAACCACTGAATGCCAGATCGATTTACGAGTCGGCGGGCTGTTTCATACCGAGATGAAAGGGCCTGAGCCGGGGCAGCAGTTCTCCGGCATCGGCTGCTATCTGGAGTTGCTTCCCCATCGTCGACTGGTGTGGACCAATGCTTTGCTGCCGGGCTTTCGCCCAAATCCATCCTTTGCAGACAGTAGTTGTGGTGATTTCCCATTTACGGCTCAGATCGAGCTGGAGCCGATCGCCGGTGGTACACGCTACACGGCGATTGTGAAACATCGCGATGCAGCGGGTCGCGCGCAGCATGCGGCAATGGGGTTTGAGGAAGGCTGGGGCAAAGCGCTGGAACAATTGATTGCGCATATGCAGCGCATCTGA